The genomic stretch GCGGCCACCCGGACGGCGCGGTGCGGGTGCGGCCCCGCGGAGGGATCTGGGGCGAGGTCGCGCAGGGAGTGTCGCCGGGGCCGGGAGTCCCCGCCAATCTGCGGAGTAAGATTTTTATCCTCGCGTATCTATGGACTCCGGTGATCCGGGAATGAAGCGTGATCCTGACGCATTTGGGGCCTTTTCCAGTATTGCGGTGCCTTTCGGGGGCGTCGGACACCCGGTCGACCACAAAGGATATATTAAGTGTTCCACAAATATTGTGACATATTCCGTGAATCGGAGTATAGAGCGTGGTGAACCCGTATTCGACGTCTGTCGAGTACCTCGCGTTCACATTCCCTCATGTCATCACAAATGGAGGTATAGTATGAAGAGTATGACAAAATTGATGGTGGTCGCCATGATCCTCGCGGCTGCGCTGGTCGTTGCACCGGCTGCTGCGCGGGCGCCTAGTGCCGGTACCGCCATCTATGTTGGCGAAGAGGACCTCGACGTCAATGCGCTTAATGGCACTGCGTCGGCGGACTTTACACGGCTCGTTCACTACAGTGGCGCAGTGGGCGAGGCGATCGACGATGAGATCCAGGTGACGGGCAGCGGCCTCATCACCGAGGTGAAGAAGGGCATAAAGACCGGGAACTACTACGTAGAGGGAAACAAATCTGCGTACCTCAACGTCCGGGTGCCCGAAGTAACGGTCGATGTTGTGCTGAACAAATCTCCGAAGGAATCCGTGGTTGGCAAGTCCGTCACCCGGGATACTGAGGTGGCCTTCAAGCTTTCAAACAACCTGATCTCCGGGATGAACAAAACCGGAACAGGGGACGTTAAGATGAACATCGAGGTCACCCTGCCCGGTGGCGGTGTTGTGACCCGGTTCGGTAGCGGTGTTACAACAGACAATCTGAAGGGCATTGTTGCGAACGGTACAACCCAGTACGAGCCCGTCAAACTGACGGATGCCGCAGCAGGCACCTACACCGTTCAGGCGAAATGGCCTGATACGTCTGACTTCTACGGCAAGGGCTTTGACTCCAACACCGGAGCTTTCGAGGTCCTCAGCAAGTCGCTTGCCATCACGTCCGACAAGGACAGCGTCGTTCGCGGCAACAGTTTCACCGTGACGATCACCGGTGAGTCCATCACGCCGTATGATCTGTACGTCAAGGACGTGAGTAATCTTGCGCCTAACAAGTATCCCAGTATCCGGGCCGGCCAGAAGGGATTTAATCCCCTGTTCCCCGGTGCAAGCGCTGCCGCTAATGCCAGCACGATCAATGCAACCTTTAACACTACCGCCAGCGGAACGAGGACTGTCCAGTTCGACACCGGCTCAAACACCGAAGACCGGACGTACACCATCCGCGTTGAGGCGCATGGTTCCCAGAGCAGCACCACCTACGACGAGGTCAAGGTAAAGGTCGAGAAGGGAAGCGTCACCATCACGGCGTCCGGCACCGGTACCTACTACATCGGTGAGGAAGTCACCCTCTCCGGTACCTGCACCGACAACGACACAAAGGTTCACCTCTTCATGACCGGTCCGAACCTCAAATCCTCGGACGGCGTCAACCTCTTGAGCCTGCTCCCTGTATCGACCGTTGTTATTCCTGGTGAAACCGATGCGTTCAACACAGCGGATGTTAAGGCCGACGACACCTGGTCGCTCAAGTGGAACACCGGCGATATTGCACTAAAAGGAGGCGCACTTGATGCCGGCGGCTACACGATCTACGCCGTCTCGCAGCCTGTGGACAAGAGCCGTCTTTCCACTGCCCAGTACGCCACGGCCTCCGTCCAGCTCCGGTCCGGTTTCATCACCGCGGCCTCGAGCGGTGCAGTCGTCGCGAAAGGTGACGACCTGACGCTCACCGGAATGGCACAGGGCGACCCCGGCACTGTCAAGGTCTGGATCTTCGGCAAGAACAAGCAGATGACTGACAAGAGCGCAACTGTTGAGGATGACGGCAGCTTCGAGTTTGAACTCAAGAGCGGCGATACCAGCGGGCTCGCCGCAGGCCAGTACTTTGTGGTCATCCAGCATCCGATGATGAACAAGGAATTCGACGTTGATGCCGGGACTGGTCTCGATGCTGGCTGGATCGTCGGAACAAATGAGTCTGGGTTTAACAAAGTAAAGATCTCCGGGCTCCAGGCCTCCGATGCAGCGACCGCGCTGATCAACGCCCTCGACTCCCCGAACATCGACGACACCTACGTGAAGCTCACCTTCGTCGTCGAAGAGCCGAACATCTGGATCGACGCGATCGGCGACAAGGCTGCAGGCAGCAAGTTCACGATCACCGGCACGACCAACCTCGCTGTCGGCGACACGCTGAACATTGAGGTCACCTCCGCTGCGTTCCAGCCGACCAGCAAGAGCGAGGCCTCCGGCTTCGGCTCGGTTGCTGGCACTACGGAAGTCAAGCAGGGCGACGGCGCGAACACCTGGTCGTTCGAGGTTGACGGTGCGAGCTTCAAGCCCGACCAGTACATCGTCAAGGTTGAGTCCATTGAGACCAGCACGACCTCTACCGCGACCTTCAACGTAGTCGAGGCAGTCCCGACGACTCAGGCTACCCCGACCACGACCGCGACCGGCGAGGTCACCCCGACCGCTACCGCGACCACTGAGGCTACCCCCACCCAGTCCCCCGGATTCGGAGCACTTCTTGCTCTTGCCGGCCTTGGTGCGGTTGCCTTCCTGGTCCTGCGGCGGGACTAAACCCTAACCAACCCTAATTTTTTGTTTTGCGCTGTTTTTGTTGAGGCTTCTTGGGTACGGGACGGTGCTGCGGGCCGCGGGATCTCCGGGATTGCCTGCCGGGCGATGTATGTATTTGATAGTCTCCCTCCCCAGGTGCAGGGAAATCTCACGGTCTCGCGGCAACATCGTGTGAACTATCCGGGTGCAGCGGTCCGCCGCGAAGCGGCGACGCCGGGATTCTCCGTCTTTGCGATAGTGCTCGAGGAGGGCGGTGCGACTGTTGCGACTGTCGGGGCGGAGGAGGGGGCTGATGTGGTGGAGCCGGAAGTCGGGAACAGGACCGGGGAGGAGTGGAATGGAACACCGTCTGCCGGGCGAAGAGCAGACCGGAAGAAACTATTTATCTCTACCATACAGAGTGAAAATAGATGAAGCGATTTGTAGCCACTGCGCGAGGACGTGTCCAGCGGGTTGGCTATCGGGATCATATATATAACGAGACGTTTGAGCGGGATATCTCCGGGTACGTAAAGAACCTCGAAACTGGTGAGGTCGAGATCGTTGCAGAGGGGGGCGAGCAGGAACTCTTGGATTTTATAAGCAAAATCAATATCGTACGAAGGCCCATTGCCGTCAAATCGTTCACCGTTCAGTGGGGGGAGGCAACAGGGGAGTATGCCGACTTCGAGATCATCCGGGGAGATCTCCAGGAAGAGACATTCGAACGGATGGATTACGCCGGAAAGGTGTTGCACAGCATGGACATGAAGCTGGATCAGAGCCTCCAGTTACAGCATGCAATGCTCGGCAAGCAGGATCAGAGCCTCAAGTTACAGCATACAATGCTCGACAAGCAGGATCAGATGCTGGAGAAGCAGGACCGGATGCTTGACAAACAGGATCAGAGCCTCCAGTTACAGCACATGATGCTGGAGAAGCAGGATCAGAGTCTTCAGATTGGGATTGAGACAAAAGAAGAGATTACCGGACTCCGAAAAGACACCGGGAAGTACCTTGACGACGAATTCAAGGAGATCAAAAAGGAGCTTGCCTCTATCAAGGGTGCCCTTGCCCGGGCTGGTATCCAGGTCTAGCCCCATATTTTTTCTCCGGTGACTGCCACTTCTCTCATCTGGTGCATCCATCCGGCTCGAAGACCTTTGCCCTTCTCAAGTTCCTGCTCGAAGCCTAACGGCTTCTCAAGCTCCGGACATTGTCCGTCTCGCACCGTTCCGGAAGTCGCACCCTCGGCCCGTCGCAACTCACGTGAGTCGATGGGATGCCACGTTGAAACATGAGATGAAAATAATCCGCCCGGGAGAATCCTTATATCCCCTGCTCCATAAGATCGATGCAAGAGAGATTGAATGAGTCTGTGTGCGGAACTGCTCGAACGAAAAGATGAGATCCTTGAGATCGCAGCCAGACATGGTGCCCGCAGGGTCAGGGTCTTCGGATCGGTGGTTCGGGATGAAGAGACTCCGGCAAGCGACATCGACCTCCTCGTCGAGTTCGAGCCTGGAAAGGAGTCTCCTTGACCACATCGCCCTTGCTCAAGATCTAAAAGACCTGCTCGGCCGCGAGGTCGATGTAGTAACCGCGAAGGGGCTGCACTGGTACGTCAGGGACCGCGTCTGCCGGGAGGCCGTGCCGCTGTGAGTGACGATCGGCTCTACCTCATCCATATTTACAACGTATGCAAGCAGAAAGCCTCCCTGTCGCCCGCTCACGCCACGCCTTCGGAGACCCGGACCCTGCCGATGATCAGGTCCTCCTCCGGGGGAACTCCCTGCCCCTCCTGCCGCAACGCTTCCACGTGCCCTTCGATCGCTTCCCTGATGTTCTCCAATGTCTCCTCGACTGTTTCTCCCTGGGAGTAGCACCCGGGAAGCGCCGGGACTTCTGCCCAGAACCCTCCTTCCTCAGCCTTCTGGATCACAACAGTAAACTCCATTTTTAGCACCCCGTTTAAAGTTAATGCGAGAAACTCTTCCTCAGTTAAACCAGCTTTCTTTATTGCCGCCGTAAGAAGCCCGATCTTCAACTCCTTCGACCAGGGCAGAGTTATAATCGCTCCGGACGGCATTTTGATGTTGACATGATCGCCTTTTCCCTGCCGCATCACGCCGCCGGCCCGCACAAAGGCCCGCACCGCCTCGTGACCTTTCTTTGATTCCCCGGAGTCTTCCCACACCATGCCCCCATTCAGTGGTGGCCCCACTGCAGGATATTCGTTTCGCTGCCGGGAGGCCGTGCCGCTGTGAGCGACGACCGGCTCTATCATCCCGGTTTTTTCCACCCCCGTCGCTCCCCCGATCAGCCGTCCTTAAGTAGTACAAAACCTCAATTTCAATCAGGATGGGATTACGCAGATGAAGTTGACCGTGAAGCTGCTCGACATCGCAAACCGGGGGGTTCTCCTCCACAGCACCGACGCACGAAGCATGCGGGTCCGCGACGGCGACCGCGTTCAGGTCGCCGACGAGGCGACGGGAAAGACCGCCCAGGCTCACGTCGACACCACCGGGTCGCTCATCGAGCCGGGTGTCATCGGGGTCTACCGCCCGCTGAACGCGACGCTTGCCGTCGATGAAGGGACCGTTGTCATTGTCCGGAGTGCCGAGCGGCCGGCATCCCTCCGGCACATCAAGAAGAAGATGGACGGCGGCCGGTTCACCAAGGACGAGACCGTGGATATCGTCAGGGATATCGTCGACGACATCCTCTCGCCCGGCGAGATCACCGCCTACGTCACCGCGTCGTACATCAACGGCCTCGACATGGACGAGGTGGAGTACCTGACGAGGGCCACGGTCGAGACCGGGGAGCGCCTCCACTTCACCCGGCACCCCATCGTCGACAAGCACTCCATCGGGGGCGTGCCCGGGAACAAGATCACCCTCCTGATCGCGCCGATCATCGCCGCGAGCGGCCTTTTGATCCCGAAGACCAGTTCCCGCGCCATCACCGGCGCCGGCGGGACCGCCGACCTCATGGAAGTTCTCGCGCCGGTCTCATTCACGGCGACCGAGGTGCAGCAGATGACCGAGAAGGTCGGCGGCGTCATCGTCTGGGGCGGCGCCACGAACATCGCCCCCGCTGACGACAAAATCATCACCTACGAGTACCCGCTCCGGATCGACGCCCGGGGCCAGATGATCGCGAGCGTCATGGCGAAGAAGTTTGCCGTCGGCGCCGACCTCGTGGTCATCGACATCCCGGTCGGTCGCAACACCAAGATCCCGGACCCCCAGGAGGGCCGGAAACTCGCCCGGGAGTTCATCGAGATCGGGGAACGGCTCGGCATGCGGGTCGAGTGCGCGCTCAGTTATGGGGAGTCGCTCGTCGGCCACACCATCGGCCCCAACCTCGAGGTGCGTGAAGCCCTCGCCGTCCTCGAAGGCGCGACCGAACCGAGTTCCCTGGTCCAGAAGAGCCTCTCGCTCTCCGGGATTGCGCTCGAGATGGCGGGGAAGGCCGCACAGGGGCAGGGGTACCAGGCAGCTGCGGATCTCCTCCGGAGCGGGAAGGCGCTCGATAAGATGCGGCAGATCATCGAGATCCAGGGCGGCGATCCGACCGTGAAGGCCGAGGATATCGTTCCGGGAGAGTACCGGTTCGATGTCCGGGCGCCGCAGGACGGCTACGTCATCGAACTGAACAACAGCGCGCTCGTCACGCTCGCCCGGCTCGCGGGCTCCCCCTACGATCACGGCGCGGGGCTCGATATCCACGCAAAGAAGGGGACCCGGGTCAAGAAGGGCGACCCCATCTTCACCATCTACGCCGAGCGGGAATGGCGGCTCGAACGTGCGATCGAGGTCGGCCGGACGCTGATGCCGGTGGTTGTGGAAGGTATGGTACTTGAACGTATCCCACATGACCGCTGGGTGTAAACCGATGCACTCAAATTTTTTGCCGCAATAATACTCCTTCATGAAGAAAAGTCGTCTCGTCATAGCCCTTCTGATCTCCTGCGCCCTCCTCTGCTGCACGGCGCAGGCGGTCACCCTGCGCATCAACGTGGTCGACGATAAGACCGATAACGCGCTTGCCGATGCCTCGATATACGTCGATGGGGATTACGTGGGGAGCACCAGCTCGGATGGAACCTATTCCTACGTCCATTCCGGGAAGAAGGACCTCTACCTGAAGGTTGTCCGGAAAGGCTACCGGAACTGGGTGGAGTACGTCGATTACGACGCGACCCGCGTCAGTGTCGATATGATCCGGGAGGACGCGACCCTCACGTTCGAGCTCTACGATGCGGGAACCCTGAAACCGATCGTAGGCGGCGTGGTGCGCGTTACGGGTAACGACTACTCCGATTCTGAAGTCACCGGCAGTAGCGGGAGCGTGAACTTCCCGGTGAAGGCGAATGAGTTGTACAACGCCGAGATCCGCGCGTCGGGATACCATGACCTCTCAAAGACGGTGCAGATGGAGAGCAGCGGCAGAACAGTCCAGTGCCTGCTCTTCTCCAATAACATCCTGGGCGTCCAGGTGCTGGATGCCGAGACCTCTGCCCCGCTCAAGGGCGCGGAGGTGTACATTGACAACACGCGCGCCGGGGAGACCGATGCCGACGGCAGGCTGCAGCTCCACCTGGAACGGGCGAAGCGGTACTCTTTCAGGGTGACGGCGCCCGATTACCAGCCCTACCAGGAGAGCCGCTACCTCGAGGTGGACGACGTCTTCCTCCCGGTACGTCTCTCGAAGTCGGCATACCCCGTCTCGATAACGGTCTTCAACGAGGCGACGAAGCCGGTTGAAGGGGCTGAAATCTATCTCAACGGGACGTTGCAGGGCAAGACCAGCCAGTATGGCAGGTTCACGCTCTCCAACATCCATGCAGGTGCCTACGAGATTGTGGTGCGGGCGCCCGGTTACGCGGCCTGGAGCGAGACGCGCCAGATCACCGGGCAGGGCGAGGATATCGTCGCAGAACTCGGTTACGACCGGGCGAGCGTGACCGTCCGCGCAGAAGACCCCGACAGGAACCCGGTTGTAGGCGCGGTCGTCGTCATCGACGGCCAGGTCGCCGGGGTGACCGACAGCCTGGGACACCTCAAGATGCCGCTCGTCACGAACAAGGTGCATGCCGTCACCGCGGCCTGTGAGGGTTACCGGAACATCTCGGTCGATGCCGATATCCCGCTCGGCATAACCGAACTCACCATCCCGCTGGTCATGGAGAAGGATTTCAACGTCTGGGTGCTCGTGGCCGGCGTCGGTGTTGTTGCCGTGCTTCTCCTTGCGGCGGTCATGGTCGTGCGGCACAGGCGGGCGGGGCGGAACCGGGGCGGGCCGCGCCGTCCGGATAGCCTGTAACCTCTATCTCTTTTTCTTTATGGGGCCGGGTTTCTGGCGGTATCTTGTTCCCGGGCCCGACGACCGGATCGGCTCCTTGAGGAAAGATCGTTCTCTGTTCCGGGGGCTCAACACTGGTTCATTCAGACCCCGGGGGGCGTGTGGGAAATATGTTTGATTTGAGCGGATACTATTGCCTGATTAGAAAAAGGGGCTTTCTTAGACGTCTCTTTAACTAACAAGGTTTATATGGAATGGCGTGTCAGGAAGACATACGGTGACGTATGAACGGATGGACGTATGCATGCCTGGTGGTAGGGCTGCTTCTGCTGGCGGCCCCGGCCGGGGCGGCGCGGATACCTGATGATATTGAGATGCTTGATACAGGGCAAGAGTGGGTGACGGCGGGGAGCGGGGAGACCTCGACCATCACGGCACTGGTCAAAAACGGCAGCAGCCCGCTTCCCGGGGTCACCGTTCTTTTCTCGATGGATAACCTTGATGGGACCATCTCGCCCGCGCAGGCGGTGACGGGCATTGATGGAAAGGCGACGGCGATCTTCAAACCGGGAACCCGGAGCGGGGACACGGTCATCATAGCGACGGTATCGCATGAGGAACTGGACCTGCCTCTGGTGAATAACGTCGTGCAGAAGGTAGACCACGCGACGGCGCACCGGATCGTTAATCTCTGGTATGATTCTGAGGTGACCGCCGGGGGGACGACGGATATTGTCATTCGGATGGCTGATCGGTATGGAAATCCGGTGGATAACCGGAGCGTGGCTGAGTCGGTGTCTTTCCTGGTGGGTCAGATCGTAGGCGGTTCCGGTGCGACATTCGCCAACGGTGAGGACGAGATCACAGTGCCGGTGGATGGTGCCGGGAACGTCACCACAAGACTCCATGTTGATACAAAGGCCGGGCAGAACATTGTTTCTGTATCGTTTCCCGGAAATATCGCATCACGTTCCCTGATTATCACCGGGTGTGTGAGCGGTGAACCGGCGAAGATTTTCCAGACCGTTTCTCCCCGGGCGGAAGGATCAGATTATCCTGAGGTGCCGCTGCCCGGGTCGTTCACCCTGACCTATGCTCTCTATGATGAGTATGGCAACCCCGCCGGGGATCGGGATCTAAGAGTAGATTTTACACGGATCTCCGGTGCCCTGATCGATGATGTGTCGTTCACCAAAACAAACAGTGTGGGTAAGGCGCAGATTACATATAGTTCGTCAACCCGAGCCGGTGTCGCAGAGATTGTTGCGACCGCTGTCGATAACAACAGCGTCTTATGTAAACAGAAGGTAGGCTTCTACAGTTCCGTTTCGAGTGATATGGTCGTTGCTGCCGCACCGGAGACCATCGCGAGCAGGGATGTAAAGGACGATATCGTCTCTTCGATCAGAGCGAAAGTGATGGACTCGAAGGGCAACCCCGTTGAAGGCGAGAGCGTCTTGTTCAGGCTCATCAAGGTCGATGCCGAAGGGTATAAGATGACCGAAGAGCCTGTGATATCGAACGGCACTCCCCCCCCCTCCGGAAAAGACGGTCCGCCTGTTGTTGCCGTGACCGATAAGGATGGGTTTGCCACGATTGATTTCCAGCCCGGAGCTTTCACCCGGAATGCGTCTGATCCCCTGTACAGCGATATGGCCTCGGGGAGTGCAACAATCCAGGCCGTCTGGAAAGATAAACAGGGAGATACTACCGTCTCATTCCGGAACTACCCTTATCTCAGCGTCAATGTCTCGGTCGAACCGCAGGTGGTTAATGTGACTGAAAACGTCAGCGTTACAATCCGGTTGATCGGCGACGGCTGGGCGCTCCAGAAGAAGCCGATCGATGTGGTGCTCTGCACAGATCGATCGGGGAGTATGCTACAGAATACGACGTATGACGGGGAGAGTACTAGTTATCCAAATTGGGTCGAGCAGGAGTCGATCGATGACCGGATGGTTCACGCAATGCGGGCAGCGAAGAACTTTACAGCTCAGATGCAGTCCTCGAAGGACAGAATAGGACTGGTATCGTTTGGTCAGAATGGAGATGCAAATCTTGACAAATATAGTTATAAATATTGGGCGGGAAACGACTATAAGGAAGTATGGCACGATGGCTATTGGGGGTGGGGGTGGCACGATGGCTATTGGGGGTGGGGGTGGCACGATGGCTATTGGGGGTGGGAGAGTGATTCCAGCGACGACGATGCTTATATCGCCGAGCATTACAAGAACCCACAAACTTACTCTGGCCCTGCCACCCGTGACCTTAACTTGACCTCAAACTATGGGAGTGTCAACGCCACAATTGACAAGTGGCTCCCCTGCGGTGGAACGCCGATGCGCGAGGGACTGTACCAGTCCGTGCGGATGATCAAGGAGAACCCAAGAACGGGAGACCCTGTGAAAGCGATTGTCCTCCTGACCGACGGGGAATATAGCACGAATCAAAACCCAGAGGGTGGCGGAAACAATGCATACCTTGGCGACGGAGTCGAGAGGGGCAGTGTCATCGAGTATGCAAAAAGAAATAACATCAAGATCTTTACAATCGCCCTCGGCAACGAACCGAGTCATAGCGAACTCCAGAATTACTCCAAGCAGACCGGCGGCACGTTCTACAGCGCCACCGCAGGCGACGACCTGACGCAGGTCTATGCGGCTATCGCTACGAAACTCCAGGAGGCGGCCGGCGTCAACACCACGATGAATCTGGCGTTCGATAAGGTCGAGATCAATTCCGCGCCTGTTGAGGATGTCTTTGAGTATGTATCGTCTGAACCGTCGTCGACCAAGATGATCAAGTACTGGACCGCAAACGAAACAACAATCCAGGGACCGGAATGGAAAAATCAGAGCGAAGACTGGGTGACGGGTGGCCAGAGCCTCTCCTTTAAGGTTGGCGATATCTATCGTGATCAGACCTGGGAGACGACGTTCAAGTTGAAGGTCCTGAAAGAGGGGAACATCGATATCTTCGGCAACGGTTCCATCATCAAGTTCAACGGCACCGCGGGCCCGACGGAACTGCGCCTGCCTCACACCTTCATCACCGCCAGCCAGAACCTCAGTGAGACTGATATTTTTGCAGCAGATATTCTGTTAACGCGTGGTCCTCTTGATGTTGATGAGGATAACCCCGGCACTCTCGTGCCCACCTGGGAGTTAATTTATACCGGGAACAGATCGGTAACACAGAAGGTTATGTATCAATTCAGCCTGGACAACATCTGGTGGGACGGCAGTTGGCGTGAGATCGATACGATACACCACCCCGCAAATACCGATATTAACGGCACATACTCGTCCACTCTCAATCTCGGAGATAGGGAGGGGTGGTACAAGATACGGGTCCGTGCAATAGAGAATGCGCCTGATGATGGTGGTGCGAGTAGGGAGATAACATGGGCAGAGCCCATCTGGGTGGGGATGAGCGACCGGGCATATATTAGAATCAGCTGATACCCATTTTCGTATCCCCTTTTTTGATCGGAACGAGTTGCAGGGCAATCTGGCGAGTGTGGCCCTGATGGATAAACCCGCGGTGAGTTCGGGTAATCACACAGGTTTCCCGGAGCGGGCGGATAAACTATCACTTCCGGGAGGTATTTTACCCCGAAACAACCGGGTCACCGGGTCCATACTGACGCGTGTGCGGCTCCCTCAGGGCCTCCCGCCCGGCGAGTACATCATCTGGGTCCGTGGATCTGCGCCGGATACCGAGGATGCCTCGGCGAAGATCACCCAGACTGTAAATGCTGGGGCGGGCGGAAGCGCGTATATCCGCCTCGAGTGAGGGGCTCCGGCACCCCTTTTTCCACAGGAGAAGAAGACCCCCGCGGCCCGTACTCCCGCCCTCTCCCGTGCAGGGCTCACCCTTTACTCTCGCCGGTCCTGCAGGGTTCGCTCTCCCGCCACCTCCGGTTACCTGCACATGCCGGTATTTATCCCTCGCGAAACGTTCGCAGCCCTTCCGGTGGCATACCATATTTTGGCCTGTGTATTCGCGGCCAAATTGTTGGATTGGGTCAGTATTGGTTGATTTATGGATCTGTAATGGGTGAAAATTACCTGAAATGATCCCTATATGATGGTTGCGTGGGCGAGGTGGTTGTCCGGTCCCGGTTTGAATTGAAAATTGCGGCATAATTCCCTGGGTTTTGGCTATTCCAATGATAATGTGCGTTTCTTAGCCGCACCAAAAAAATCCGGATCAAACGAAAACTCTTATATATATTGCATGGGATCACGGCTCCCTGATCTCAGTATGAATTTTACAAAAGTATTCCTCCTCGCGATCCTGCTCGGCCTGATCGTTCCTGCGGCGAGTGCGACAGCCCCCGGCCGGATCACCCTCTCAAGCGATCTCGGGTGGCTCGCGGCAGGTGGAGCCGATTCCGCTGAAATAACCGTGCAGGTCTTCGACGGGAGCGGGATGCCGCTCGACAACTGCACCGTGGCGTTCGAGGTCGACCCGGTCTTCGGGCGCATATCGCCCGCGACCGTCACCACCGGCGCATCCGGAACCGCCGCCACATCGTTCATCCCCGGCAGGACGAGCGGCGTCGCCATGATAACCGCACGGGCCGGTACCGTAGAGGAGACGCTCTCCCTCCCGATCGACCACGGCCCG from Methanoculleus chikugoensis encodes the following:
- a CDS encoding VWA domain-containing protein, encoding MNGWTYACLVVGLLLLAAPAGAARIPDDIEMLDTGQEWVTAGSGETSTITALVKNGSSPLPGVTVLFSMDNLDGTISPAQAVTGIDGKATAIFKPGTRSGDTVIIATVSHEELDLPLVNNVVQKVDHATAHRIVNLWYDSEVTAGGTTDIVIRMADRYGNPVDNRSVAESVSFLVGQIVGGSGATFANGEDEITVPVDGAGNVTTRLHVDTKAGQNIVSVSFPGNIASRSLIITGCVSGEPAKIFQTVSPRAEGSDYPEVPLPGSFTLTYALYDEYGNPAGDRDLRVDFTRISGALIDDVSFTKTNSVGKAQITYSSSTRAGVAEIVATAVDNNSVLCKQKVGFYSSVSSDMVVAAAPETIASRDVKDDIVSSIRAKVMDSKGNPVEGESVLFRLIKVDAEGYKMTEEPVISNGTPPPSGKDGPPVVAVTDKDGFATIDFQPGAFTRNASDPLYSDMASGSATIQAVWKDKQGDTTVSFRNYPYLSVNVSVEPQVVNVTENVSVTIRLIGDGWALQKKPIDVVLCTDRSGSMLQNTTYDGESTSYPNWVEQESIDDRMVHAMRAAKNFTAQMQSSKDRIGLVSFGQNGDANLDKYSYKYWAGNDYKEVWHDGYWGWGWHDGYWGWGWHDGYWGWESDSSDDDAYIAEHYKNPQTYSGPATRDLNLTSNYGSVNATIDKWLPCGGTPMREGLYQSVRMIKENPRTGDPVKAIVLLTDGEYSTNQNPEGGGNNAYLGDGVERGSVIEYAKRNNIKIFTIALGNEPSHSELQNYSKQTGGTFYSATAGDDLTQVYAAIATKLQEAAGVNTTMNLAFDKVEINSAPVEDVFEYVSSEPSSTKMIKYWTANETTIQGPEWKNQSEDWVTGGQSLSFKVGDIYRDQTWETTFKLKVLKEGNIDIFGNGSIIKFNGTAGPTELRLPHTFITASQNLSETDIFAADILLTRGPLDVDEDNPGTLVPTWELIYTGNRSVTQKVMYQFSLDNIWWDGSWREIDTIHHPANTDINGTYSSTLNLGDREGWYKIRVRAIENAPDDGGASREITWAEPIWVGMSDRAYIRIS